From Aquipuribacter nitratireducens:
GTGTCCGCCACCTCCGAGGCGTCGGTGGGGGGCGACCTGTTCGAGGTCCTGCAGACCCCGTGGGGCGTCCGGGTGCTCGTCGGTGACGTCCGCGGGAAGGGTCTGGAGGCGGTCCAGGTCGCCGCGCTCACGCTGGGCGCGTTCCGAGAGGCCGCCTTCAGCTGCGGACCCGATCTGCGCGCCGTGGTGAGGCAGGTGGCGGACAGCGTCGGCCGCTCGCTCGGGGCGGAGGACTTCGTCACCGCGCTGTTCCTCGAGCTCCAGCCCGACGGCTCCGGAACCATGATCGCGTGCGGGCACCTCCCACCGCTGCGGACGCGCTCCGGCAGCCCCGTCGTCGAGCTCGACGTCCGCGAGCCGCAGCCTCCGCTCGGGCTGCTCGAGCGACCGAGGGCCGAGCCGGTGCTCCTGGTTCCCGGCGACAGGCTGCTGCTCTACACCGACGGCCTCAGCGAGGCCCGCGACGGGTCGGGCGAGTTCTTCGCCATCGGACCGGTGCTCGAGCGCACCACCGACCTGCCCCTGGACCGTGTCGCCGACACCCTTCTGTCGGAGGCCCTCGCCCACGCCGGTCGCCGCCACCACGACGACATCGCTCTCGTGCTCGTCGACGTCCCGGTCCTGCCGCCGCGGCCCGGACCGCCGCTCGACCACACCCTGTCGCTAGCGTGAGCGCCCGTGACCCGCACCGCGCTCGTCCTCGGCGGCACGTCGTTCGTCGGCCGCCACCTCGTCCAGGCCCTCCTCGACGACGGCTGGGAGGTCACGCTGTTCCACCGTGGCCGCACCGGTGCCGACCTGTTCCCCGGCGTCGCGCGGGTGACGGGTGACCGCGACGGGGACGTGTCCGCCCTCAGCGGTGACCAGCGCTGGGACGTCGTCCACGACGTCTCCGCCTACCACCCGGACCACGTCGACCGGGTCGCCGACGCCCTGCTCGGCCCGGACGGCGCGACCGCGGACCGGGTGGGGCACTACGTCCTGGTCTCGACTGTGTCGGTGTACGCCCCGCTCACCGCCGCCGGCGCGACCGAGGACGCCCCGCTCCTCGAGCTCGACGAGCCGGTGCCCGACCGCGCCGACATGCGCCTGTACGGCGAGCTGAAGGTGCTGTGCGAGCGCCGCGCGACCGCCCGCTTCGGCACCCCGGCGCTCGTGCGGCCGACGATCGTCGCGGGCCCGTACGACCCGACGGACCGCTTCACGTACTGGGTGCAGCGCCTCGCCGAGCCGGGCGACCACGTCGTCCCGCCGGACCTCGACGTGCCGACGCAGTGGGTCGACGCCCGGGACCTCGCCGGGTTCCTCGTCCGCGCCGGCGCCGAGCGCCTGACCGGCCCCTTCACCGTCGCCGACGACCCGCGGCCCTTCCGCGAGCTCGTCGAGACCTGCGTGGCGGTGTCGGGCTCCGGCGCCCGCCTCGTCCCCCTGCCGCCCGACGCCGTCGGAGCCGCCGACGGGCAGGTGCGTCCCTGGCTCGACCTGCCCCTGTGGCTCGACCCCGCGACGAACGACAGCCCCGGAATGCTCCAGGTGAGCGCCGGCCGGGCACGAGCGGCCGGCTTCACCACCCGGCCGGCGGCGCAGACCGTCGCCGACACCCTCGCGTGGGTCCGCGACGAGCCGCGCGAGCCGACGCGGGGCCTGTCGCGCGGGCGCGAGGCGGCGCTCCTGGCCCGCCTCCGTGACTGATCTCCTCCGCCGCCCCTCCCGCAGCGACGTCCTCACGGTCGGCGTCGACATCGGCGGCACCAAGATCGCAGCCGGCTGCGTCACCGCCGACGGCGTCGTCGTCGACCGGACCCGTCGCCGCACACCGGACCTCAGCACGGCGCCGTCCGTCGTCGAGGACACGATCGTCGACGCGGTGCGCGAGCTCGCCGGGCGCAACCGCGTCCTCGCCGTCGGCATCGCCGCCGCCGGCTTCGTCGCCGCCGACCGCCGGACCGTCCTCTTCGCCCCGCACCTGTCGTGGCGCCGAGAGCCGCTGCGGGACGCGCTGTACGGGCGGCTGCGCCTACCCGTCGTCGTCGAGAACGACGCCAACGCCTCCGCCTGGGCGGAGTGGCGCTTCGGCGCAGGACGCGGCGAGAGCCACCTCGTGGTCGTCAACCTCGGCACCGGCATCGGCGGTGCGGTCCTCGTCGGCGGCGTCGTCCAGCGCGGCCGGTACGGGATCGCGGGCGAGTTCGGTCACATGCAGGTGGTCGCCGGCGGGCACCGCTGCGAGTGCGGCAACCGCGGCTGCTGGGAGCAGTACGCGAGCGGGAACGCCCTCGTGCGGGAGGCACGCGCCCTCGCGGCCAGCGGCTCACCGACGGCGCACGCCCTCCTGCGGGCCGCGGGCGGCGACCCGACGGCGATCACCGGCCCGCTCGTCAGCGAGGTCGCCACGGCCGGCGACCCCGCGGCGGCGGAGCTCCTCGCCGAGGTCGGCGAGTGGCTCGGCGTCGGCATCGCGAACCTCGTCGCCGCCTACGACCCCGGCCGCGTGGTGGTCGGCGGCGGCGTGTCGGAGGCGGGCGAGCTCCTGCTCGCACCGACCCGCCGGGCGTTCTCCCGCTCCCTGACGGGTCGGGGCTTCCGGCCCGAGGCCGACGTCGTGGCTGCCCGGCTCGGCAACGACGCGGGAGTCGTCGGGGCCGCCGACCTCGCCCGACCCTTCGCCCGGCGGCTCGCCCGCGCGCGGTACCGGCGCGAGCAGGCTCGGGCGGCACGCCCCGACTGACCACTGGGTTTGCATGACTATGCATAGTCATGCAAAGTGGGGCCGTGTCCAAGGTCCTCACGTCCCTGCCCGTCGGCGAGCGCGTCGGCATCGCGTTCTCCGGGGGGCTCGACACCTCCGTCGCCGTCGCGTGGATGCGCGAGCGCGGCGCGGTGCCGTGCACGTACACCGCCGACCTCGGCCAGTACGACGAGCCCGACATCGCCTCCGTCCCCGGCCGCGCCCAGCAGTACGGCGCCGAGATCGCGCGTCTCGTCGACTGCCGCGAGGCGCTCGTCGAGGAGGGCCTGGCGGCCCTCACGTGCGGCGCGTTCCACATCCGCTCCGGGGGACGGACGTACTTCAACACGACGCCGCTCGGTCGGGCCGTGACGGGCACGCTCCTCGTGCGCGCGATGCTCGAGGACGACGTCCAGGTGTGGGGCGACGGCTCGACGTTCAAGGGCAACGACATCGAGCGCTTCTACCGCTACGGGCTGCTCGCCAACCCCGCGCTCCGCATCTACAAGCCGTGGCTCGACGCGGCGTTCGTCCACGAGCTCGGCGGGCGCACGGAGATGTCGGAGTGGCTCCTGGCCCGCGACCTGCCCTACCGCTCGAGCGTGGAGAAGGCGTACTCGACGGACGCCAACATCTGGGGCGCCACCCACGAGGCGAAGGCGCTCGAGCACCTCGACACCGGCATCGAGCTCGTCGAGCCGATCATGGGGGTGCGGTTCTGGGACCCTGAGGTCGAGATCCCCTCCGAGGACGTCACCCTCACGTTCGAGCAGGGCCGCCCCGTCGCCGTGAACGGCCGCCGCTTCGCCTCCGCCGTCGACCTCGTCCTCGAGGTCAACGCCATCGGCGGCCGGCACGGGCTCGGCATGTCCGACCAGATCGAGAACCGCATCATCGAGGCGAAGAGCCGCGGCATCTACGAGGCGCCCGGCATGGCGCTGCTCCACGCAGCGTACGAGCGGCTCGTCAACGCGGTCCACAACGAGGACACCCTCGCGACGTACCACGCCGAGGGCCGCCGGCTCGGTCGCCTCATGTACGAGGGCCGCTGGCTCGACCCGCAGGCCCTCATGCTGCGCGAGTCCCTCCAGCGCTGGGTCGGCACGGCCGTCACCGGTGACGTGACGCTGCGGCTGCGCCGGGGCGAGGACTACTCGGTCGTCGACACGAGCGGTCCGGCCTTCAGCTACCACCCGGACAAGCTGTCGATGGAGCGGACGGAGGACTCCGCCTTCGGTCCCGTCGACCGGATCGGGCAGCTGACGATGCGCAACCTCGACATCGCCGACTCCCGAGCCCGCCTCGAGCAGTACGCCTCGCTCGGCATGGTCGGCAGCGGTCACGCCGCCCTCATCGGCGCGCAGGCCGGTACCGCCCTCATCGGCGAGCTCCGGGAGGGCGGCGCCGAGGCGATCGCCTCGCGCGGCGCGGTCAGCGAGGACGACGCCCTCCTCGACCGGGCGGCGATGGAGGCCGGGACCGACTGAATCCCGCGGGACGAAGGCGGCGCGCGGACCTCAGCCCGCGAGCCGTCCCCAGTCGCCCTGCAGCCGCGACCACGGCCCCTGCGCGACGACGACCCCACCGACCATGACGACGACGCGGTCAGCGCGCTCGAGCGCCGCCCGCTTCGACGTCGACCCGACGACCGTCGTGCCGCGCTCGCGCAGCGCCTGCCACAGGTCGAGCTCGGTCTCGACGTCGAGCGCGCTCGACACGTCGTCGGCGACGAGCAGCTCCGTGCGCGGGGCGAGCGCCCGGGCGAGCGCGAGGCGCTGCAGCTGCCCGCCCGACAGCCGCACGCCCTTGTGGCCGATGACGGTCGCGAGGCCCCCGGCGCTCGCGACGTCCCGGTCGAGCTGGGCGGTGCTGAGCGCACCCTCGACCTCGACGGCGTGGCCGAGGTGGACGTTCTCCGCGATCGTCCCCGACAGCACCCGCGGCAGCTGCGAGACGTAGCCGACCTGCTGCGGGCGCAGGAACGAGGCGGGGTCGGCGACCGTCTCCCCGTTCCAGCGCAGCGTGCCGTCGTGGCGGAGGATGCCGGCGAGCGCCCGCAGCAGCGACGACTTGCCCGACCCGACGGGCCCGACCAGCAGGACGAGCTCACCGCGGTCGACGACGAGGTCGACGTCCCGGGCACCGGGGACGCCGTCGTCGTGCAGCGACGTGAACCCGCGCAGCTCCAGGCGCTGCAGCGGCACGCGCGGCGGCGGTTCGGGCGCCGGGGCTGTCCCGCGGGCGAGGTCGACCCCGGGCACGGGACGCGACAGGGTGTCGACGCCCGCCATCTCCGTCGCGCGCCGCAGCCACACCCGGGCCGAGGGGTAGCGGGACGCGATCGACGCCGTCGTGTACCCGAACCACTGCGCTGCCCCGAGCGTCGTGACGGCGACGAAGGTCGCCGTGCTCGACAGCTCCCCCCGCAGGTACAGCGACCACGCCACCACGGGCAGCAGCCCCGACAGCACGGGCGGCGCGGCGCTCGCCCACACCGTGAGGCGGACCTCGCGGGCGAGCGTCGCGCTGCGCACGTCGTCGAGCCGCGCGAGGTGCGCGAGCACCGCCGGCGTCGCTCCCGACAGCTTGACCGTGCGGGCGGCCGCGAGCGAGGAGGCGAGCGACGACGCGAACGCGGCACGGGTCGCGATGGCCTCCCCCGCGAGCCGGTGCAGGCCCGACCCGAACGCGAGCGCGACGAGACCCGACACGACCATCGTCCCGAGGAAGAACAGGCCGGGCACGACGGAGCCGGACACGACCGTCATGACGACGACGAGACCGAGCCCGAGCGCCTGGTCGTAGAGGTTGTCGGCGATGACGACGACGCGCTCGGTGTCGCCGGTCTGGGCGACGACCTCCGCCGGCTGGTGCCGGCTCACCCGGCGCGGGCCCGTCTGCCCCCGCAGGAGCCGCAGGCCCAGCCGCAGCATCTGCGTCACCCACCACTCGGGGAACCTGCGGAACGCGACGAGGCTCGCCGGGACCGGCAGCAGCAGCGCCGTCACGATCCCGACCGCCGGCCACACGAGGCTGCCGGTGCCGTCGACGAGGTCCGTCCACAGCCACGCGAGGACGGAGCCGTCGAACCCGAAGACGACGACGAGCGAGAACGCCGCGATGGCGACGAGGCCGAGGCGGGGGTCGTTGACGCACAGCCGGGCGATCTCCCGCCACGGCCGAGCGCGCGGGGTCCGCTGCGCCGCCGGGCCGCGGGCGGGCCCCGGCGGGGTGACGGTCGGCGGGCTGGAGGTCGACACGGTGGGGGCGGGCGTGGGGTCGAGGCCGAGCGCCGCATCGGCGTCGAGGTCGAGGTCGCGCGCCCCGCCGGCGGTCGCGAGCAGCTCGGCGAAGCGGCGGGAGTCCGCGAGCGGCCCGGCTTCCACGACCCGCCCGTCGGCGAGGACGACGACCTCGTCGCAGCGGCTCACCGACGACAGCCGGTGCGCGACGACGATCCCGATCCGGTCCGCGAGGAGCCGGTCGGTGGCGGCGCGCACGCGGGCCTCCGTCACCGGGTCCATCCGGGCGGTCGCCTCGTCGAGCACGACGACGCGCGGGTCGCGGACGAGGATGCGGGCGAACGCCACGAGCTGCGCCTGACCGGCGGACAGTGCGTGACCGCCGTCGCCGAGGCGCGTGTCGAGGCCGTCGGGCAGCTCCGCGACCCACGCGTCGAGCCCGAGCTCGCGGAGCACCTCGGGCACGCGCGGGAGCAGGTCGGGGTCGAAGAGCGCGACGTTCTCCGCGAGGGTGCCGGCGAGGATCTCCGTGCGCTGCGGCACGACGGCGACGACGCGACGCAGCCGCTGCAGGTCGACGTCGACGAGGTCGGTCTCGCCCTCCGCGTCTCGGAGGAACACGGCCCCGCGGGGGACGGGGACGGCGCGGGTGAGGACCGAGGACAGGGTCGACTTGCCTGCGCCGGTGCGCCCGACGACGGCGTAGGAGCGGCCCCGCCGGAAGGCGAGGTGGACGTCGCGCAGCGCCGGCGGCCCGTCGGGGTCGTCGGGGTAGCGGAACGTCAGCCCGCGCACCTCGATGTCGCCGTCGCGGGGGGCGTGCCCGCCCGTCGGCTCCTGCGGGGAGTCGAGGAGCAGCCTCACCCGCGTCCAGGCGCCGAGGGCGTTCTGCAGCTCGGCGACGTTGTGGGAGACGGTGCTGACGGTGCCCGCGAACCCGAGCGCGAGCACCCACACGCTGGTGAGCGCGGCCGCGGTGAGCCGGTCGGCGCCGACGAGCGCGGCGCCGGAGACGACGAGGAGCGCGAGCGCCACCGCGACCATGCCGAGCGCGCCGCCGACGAGGACCGCCGACAGCCGCCACACCTCCTTGCCGCGGGCGAGCACCTGCGACGCGCGCTGGGCGTACAGCCGCGTGACGTACGGCTGGGCGAGGGTGGTCCGCACGTCGTCCTGGCCGTGGACGCCTTCCTCCATGACGGCGGCGAGGTCGGACCACGCCGCCTCCTCGCGCTCGCGCAACGGCCCGATGCGCAGCGCGACAGGGCGCAGGACGACGACGAGCAGGACGCTGAGCGCGGCGAGCGCGACACCCGCGGGCCACCAGACGACGAGCGCGGTGACGACGGCGAGCACGGCCGTGAGGATCGACGTGAGGATGTGGAGACCCTGGTTGCGGACCAGCGCCGCGGTGTCGTGCATGTCGTGGTCGATGCGGTCGAGCAGCTCCCCGACGGGAGTGTGCTCGAGGCGGGTCAGCTCCTGCGCGAACGCGACGCGGCACGCGCGCCGTCGCACGTCGGCGGCCCAGTCCGCCGACAGGCCCGCGAGGACGAGGCGGCCGACGAGCGCGGCGAGGACGGCACCGACGAGGCACACGACGAGGGCGCTGAACGCCGCGACGGACCGGTCGACGAGGACCGGACCGGCGAGCGCGGCGGCACCCGCGCGCCCGCCCGCTCCGACGAGGACGAGCACGCCGACGAGGGCGGTCCGTCCCGGGGACGTCGCCCACAGGTCCGTGAGCAGGCGCACGCCGCCCTCCCCCTGTCTCGTCGGTGTGGCCCGGTCAGGTGAGCAGGCCGTCGGTCAGGGTCCGCCCGTTGGTGGTCCGGGAGCAACGGGTTTTCGCGTGGCGCCGGCCGCGGGGGGCCGCCCGTTGGGCCACAACCGCTGTGCCGCAGGGAGAGGAGCGCCGGAGGGGTCCGATCCGGCGCTACAACCACTGTGCCGCAGGGGTCACAGCGCCGGAACGCGCCGATCCGGAGCGACAACCGCTGGGCCGCAGGGGTCGTGGGCATGTGGTCAGCGCGGCGGCGGACCGGGGTGCCCGGGTCCGCTGCGGCGCTCGTGCTCGCGCTCGTGGCGGATGGCGAGCCGGATCGTCCAGTAGACGCCGAAGAGGACGAGGGCGACGACGACCAGCCACAGCAGCAGTGCGACCGGCTGGAAGAAGAAGTCGAACGCCATGGCGGCAGCGTACGGCCGGGGTCGGTGGGTCAGGGGGCGCTGCGCTGGCCGTAGTCCGGGCGGTGCCTCTCGTACTCCCCGCCGAAGAGCGGTGAGGAGATGAGGAGGTCCGCCGAGGCGGTGTTGCACGCCATCGGGACGTTCCACACGACGCCGAGACGGAGCAGCGCGCGCACGTCGGGGTCGTGGGGCTGCGCCTCGAGGGGGTCCCAGAAGAAGACGAGGAGGTCGATGACCCCCTCGGCGATCTTGGCACCGATCTGCTGGTCGCCGCCGATCGGCCCGGACATGAACCGGTGCACCGGCAGGCCGAGCTCGAACTCCAGCATCGTGCCGGTCGTGCCCGTGGCGTACAGGTGGTGCGCCGACAGGGTTCCCCGGTTGTGGCCGGCCCAGCGGAGCAGCTCGACCTTCATGTTGTCGTGGGCGACGAGCGCGACGTGCTGGGCGGTGGGCACGGGGGCCTCCCGGGGTCGGGGCGGGCGGAGCTCACGATCCGTCGACGCCCGATCCTCCCACGGTCGGGGCGACCACCCCAGGGGGTCGACCGCCCGCGCCGGGTCACGCGCGGGTCAGCCCGCCGACAGCCGGGCGAGGCGGCCGGGACCCACGCGCCGCTCCCGCACGACGGCGAGGACGGTCGCGCCGAGCCCGGCGAGCACCCACACCACGAGGGCGGCGACGGCGGTCCCGCCCGAGCCGCCGAGGACGACCGCGCGCAGCGCGTCCGCGGCGGGGGCGATCGGGGTCCACGCCACGAGGGCGCGGAACGCCTCCGGCGCCGTGCCGACGAGCGCGACCGGCACGCTCACGGCGAGGAGCGCGAGCGAGACCAGCCGTCCGGCCCCGCCGAGCCACGCGACCAGCGCCTGGTTGGTGGCGGCGAGCGCGAGCCCCACGACCGCCAGCACGACCGCCAGGAGCCCGGTGCGCCCCATGCCGAGGTCGAGCGCCGCGCCGAGCACCGCCGCCACGAGGGGCGCCTGCGCGAGGGCGACGAGCGCGGCGGGCGCGAAGGCCCGCACCGCGAGCGCGACCGAGCCGGCCCGGCTGCTGACGGCCCGGACGGGCACGGCCCGCAGGAGGAGGAAGGTGACGAGCGCGGCGACGCCGAGGGCGAGGGCCGCGAGGTAGGCGAGCGCCCGCTCGACCGCGCCGCCGGTCCCGTCGGTGCTCGCGGTGACGGGCTGGGCGGCGACGCCCGTGAGCTGCTCCCGCTCGGTCGCGTCGTAGACCGGCACCTGGCCGGCCCCCTCCCGCAGACCCGTCGCGAGCTCGTCGGTGCCGGCGGCGAGCTCGGAGGCACCGGAGGCGAGCTGCCCGGTGCCGTCGGCGAGCTGCCCCGCCCCGTCGGCGGACCGACGGGCCCCGTCGGCGAGCTGCCCGGCGCCGGACGCCAGCTCGTCGACGCCGTCGGCGAGCCGGTCGGAGCCGGACGCCAGCTGCTGCGCCCCGTCGGCGGAGCGCCGCGCCCCGTCGGCGAGCCCGTCGGCGCCGGTGGCGAGCTCGCCGACCCCGCCGGCGAGCGCGTCGGACCCGGCCGCCAGCCGGCGGGCGCCGTCCGCGGTCCGCCCGATGCCGTCGACGAGGGCGGGCAGGCCGGCGGCGAGGGCGTCGGTGCCGGTGGCGACCTGGCGGGCACCGCCGGCGAGCTCCTCGGTGCCGGCGGCCGCGGCTGCGGCCCCGTCGGCGGCCTCGCGCAGTCCGGCGGCGAGCGGGTCGACGCCGGCGACGAGCTCGGCCGCGCCACCGGCCAGGGCCGGGGTCTCCGCGGCGAGGTCGTCGGCCCCGGTGGCGAGGGAGGTCGCCGCGGTGAGCGCTGTCTCGAGGCCCGCGCAGTCCGCGGCGGGATCCGCGTGGCACGCGCTCAGCTCGCCCGCGAGGAGGTCGCGGACGCCGGCGGCGCCGGTCGCCAGCTCCTGCACGCCGGCGTCCACGGCCCCGGTGCCCGCGGCGAGTGCGCCGGCACCGGCGCCGAGCTCCTCGGTGCCGTCGGCGGCCGTGTCCACCCCGGCGGCGAGCAGCCCCAGCTGCGTGGCCAGCTCCTCGCTGCCGTCGGCGACCTGGTCGGCCCCGGCGGCGAGGGCGCGGGCGTCGTCCGGGAGGCCGCTCGTCCCGTCGGCGATGCGCCTGATCCCCGCGGCGAGCTCACCCGCTCCGGCAGCGCCTGCACGGGCCCCGGAGGCGAGCTCGTCGGTGCCGGTGGCGAGGCGGGACGTGCCGCTGCTGAGCGCGCCCAGCCCGTCGGCGAGCTGCCCGGCCCCGTCGGCGCCCGCCCGGGCGCCCGCGGCGAGCCGGCCGGCGCCGTCGGCGAGCCCGGTGGTGCCGCTGCTCAGCTCGTCGAGCCCGTCGGCGAGCTGCCCGGCGCCGTCGTCCGTGGCGCCGAGCCCGTCGGCGAGCTGGTGCGTGCCGTCGCCGAGCTCCCCGGCGCCGTCGGCGGCGTCGCCGAGGGAGGTCGCGACGTCACCGAAGCCGACGTAGAGCCCGTCGAGCACCGCGTTCGTCAGCTCCTGCCCGAGCGTGTCGGCGACGACGGTGCCGACGAGCCCGGCGACGACCCCGTCGGCGACCGGCCCGGTGTCGGAGGTGCGGACGTCGAGCGTGGCGGTGACCGCCTCCGACGCGTCGTCGCCGGCCAGGGAGGTAGCCGCGGCGGAGAACTCCTCGGGGATCGTCACGACGGCGGCGTACCTGCCGTCGCCGAGCCCTGCGTCGGCGCCTGGGGCGTCGGTGAGGGTCCACGTGAGCTCGGGCCCCTCGGTCGACAGGGGCTCGCCGTCGATGCCGACGCCCGCGGTGAGGGCGGCGACGACCTGCCGGCCCAGCGGCGTGTACTGCCCGTCGACCGTCACGGGCTCGTCGAGGTTGACGACGGCGGCCTCGACGGCGTCGAGGTCGGCGACGGGGTCGTGGAGGCCCCACGCCAGGGCGCCGGCGACGACGGCGGGCACGAGCGCGAGCCCGGCGAGGGTCGTGAGGCGGGGGGTCGCGGAACGGACAGCGGTGGGTCGGGTCACGGGCGGGTACCTCCGGCCACGAGCGCCGCGGCGTGCGCGGGCCGGGCTGACGGGTCGGGCGGGACGGACGACGCACCGGCCGGGCCGCCGGAGCCGGACGGCAGCGGGCCGGAGGCCGCGACGGGGACGCGGTCGACGCCCACGTCGTCCGGCAGGACGAGGCGGGCGGCGGCCGCGGTCGACACCGTGACGACGGCGGTCGCACCGTGCACGCGGCACGCGGCCGCGAGGGCGTCGACGACGCCCTGCCGGGTCTCGCCGGGCGCGTGCTCGAGGTTCTCGACGACGACGACCCGGGCGGGTCGACGGCCGGCGACGCCGGCGAGGACGGCGGCGACGGGGTCGGGCTCGTCGACGACGCGGACGAGCGCGACGGCTCGGCGGACGGCACCGGCCTGCTGCGGGAGGACGGCCCCCGCGACCTTGACGTCGCCGCTCGACGGCCGGGTGCGCCCGGCGAGGACGAGCGCGAGCGCGGTCCGCGCGACCGGGTGCTCGCCCTCGGCGACGAGCAGGGTGCCCGGCGCCGCGAACGCCGTCAGCGGGTCGAGGAGCGACGCCCCGTCCCTCGGGTCGCGGACCTCGAGCCCCGCGGCGTACACGCCGGGGCCGGCGTCGGGCGCCGGCCAGTCGGCGAGCCGGAGCTGGTGGGCGATGCCCTCGCCCTCGACGTCGAACGACGGCAGCAGCCGGTCCAGCCACCGCGGCAACCACCACGCGCGCTCCCCCAGCAGCGTCATGACCGCCGGCACGAGGGTCATCCGGACGAGGAACGCGTCGACGAACACGCCGACGGCGAGACCGAGGGCGATCGGCTGGAGGGTCGCGTCGCCCTCGGGCACGAACGCGGCGAAGACGGCGAACATGATGACCGCGGCCGCCGCGACCACCTTGCCGGCCGAGGCGAAGCCGGTCCTCACCGCCGTGCGGGCGCCCTCGCCGTGG
This genomic window contains:
- a CDS encoding PP2C family protein-serine/threonine phosphatase, coding for MTALVAGVALGALGGGAGGPQLVRLALIVVAGVVAVVLAAHRRRHERRLEQVTAVATIAQQTILRPRQGAVGAYRFATRYVSATSEASVGGDLFEVLQTPWGVRVLVGDVRGKGLEAVQVAALTLGAFREAAFSCGPDLRAVVRQVADSVGRSLGAEDFVTALFLELQPDGSGTMIACGHLPPLRTRSGSPVVELDVREPQPPLGLLERPRAEPVLLVPGDRLLLYTDGLSEARDGSGEFFAIGPVLERTTDLPLDRVADTLLSEALAHAGRRHHDDIALVLVDVPVLPPRPGPPLDHTLSLA
- a CDS encoding NAD-dependent epimerase/dehydratase family protein, which produces MTRTALVLGGTSFVGRHLVQALLDDGWEVTLFHRGRTGADLFPGVARVTGDRDGDVSALSGDQRWDVVHDVSAYHPDHVDRVADALLGPDGATADRVGHYVLVSTVSVYAPLTAAGATEDAPLLELDEPVPDRADMRLYGELKVLCERRATARFGTPALVRPTIVAGPYDPTDRFTYWVQRLAEPGDHVVPPDLDVPTQWVDARDLAGFLVRAGAERLTGPFTVADDPRPFRELVETCVAVSGSGARLVPLPPDAVGAADGQVRPWLDLPLWLDPATNDSPGMLQVSAGRARAAGFTTRPAAQTVADTLAWVRDEPREPTRGLSRGREAALLARLRD
- a CDS encoding ROK family glucokinase; protein product: MTDLLRRPSRSDVLTVGVDIGGTKIAAGCVTADGVVVDRTRRRTPDLSTAPSVVEDTIVDAVRELAGRNRVLAVGIAAAGFVAADRRTVLFAPHLSWRREPLRDALYGRLRLPVVVENDANASAWAEWRFGAGRGESHLVVVNLGTGIGGAVLVGGVVQRGRYGIAGEFGHMQVVAGGHRCECGNRGCWEQYASGNALVREARALAASGSPTAHALLRAAGGDPTAITGPLVSEVATAGDPAAAELLAEVGEWLGVGIANLVAAYDPGRVVVGGGVSEAGELLLAPTRRAFSRSLTGRGFRPEADVVAARLGNDAGVVGAADLARPFARRLARARYRREQARAARPD
- the argG gene encoding argininosuccinate synthase — its product is MSKVLTSLPVGERVGIAFSGGLDTSVAVAWMRERGAVPCTYTADLGQYDEPDIASVPGRAQQYGAEIARLVDCREALVEEGLAALTCGAFHIRSGGRTYFNTTPLGRAVTGTLLVRAMLEDDVQVWGDGSTFKGNDIERFYRYGLLANPALRIYKPWLDAAFVHELGGRTEMSEWLLARDLPYRSSVEKAYSTDANIWGATHEAKALEHLDTGIELVEPIMGVRFWDPEVEIPSEDVTLTFEQGRPVAVNGRRFASAVDLVLEVNAIGGRHGLGMSDQIENRIIEAKSRGIYEAPGMALLHAAYERLVNAVHNEDTLATYHAEGRRLGRLMYEGRWLDPQALMLRESLQRWVGTAVTGDVTLRLRRGEDYSVVDTSGPAFSYHPDKLSMERTEDSAFGPVDRIGQLTMRNLDIADSRARLEQYASLGMVGSGHAALIGAQAGTALIGELREGGAEAIASRGAVSEDDALLDRAAMEAGTD
- a CDS encoding ATP-binding cassette domain-containing protein, with the translated sequence MRLLTDLWATSPGRTALVGVLVLVGAGGRAGAAALAGPVLVDRSVAAFSALVVCLVGAVLAALVGRLVLAGLSADWAADVRRRACRVAFAQELTRLEHTPVGELLDRIDHDMHDTAALVRNQGLHILTSILTAVLAVVTALVVWWPAGVALAALSVLLVVVLRPVALRIGPLREREEAAWSDLAAVMEEGVHGQDDVRTTLAQPYVTRLYAQRASQVLARGKEVWRLSAVLVGGALGMVAVALALLVVSGAALVGADRLTAAALTSVWVLALGFAGTVSTVSHNVAELQNALGAWTRVRLLLDSPQEPTGGHAPRDGDIEVRGLTFRYPDDPDGPPALRDVHLAFRRGRSYAVVGRTGAGKSTLSSVLTRAVPVPRGAVFLRDAEGETDLVDVDLQRLRRVVAVVPQRTEILAGTLAENVALFDPDLLPRVPEVLRELGLDAWVAELPDGLDTRLGDGGHALSAGQAQLVAFARILVRDPRVVVLDEATARMDPVTEARVRAATDRLLADRIGIVVAHRLSSVSRCDEVVVLADGRVVEAGPLADSRRFAELLATAGGARDLDLDADAALGLDPTPAPTVSTSSPPTVTPPGPARGPAAQRTPRARPWREIARLCVNDPRLGLVAIAAFSLVVVFGFDGSVLAWLWTDLVDGTGSLVWPAVGIVTALLLPVPASLVAFRRFPEWWVTQMLRLGLRLLRGQTGPRRVSRHQPAEVVAQTGDTERVVVIADNLYDQALGLGLVVVMTVVSGSVVPGLFFLGTMVVSGLVALAFGSGLHRLAGEAIATRAAFASSLASSLAAARTVKLSGATPAVLAHLARLDDVRSATLAREVRLTVWASAAPPVLSGLLPVVAWSLYLRGELSSTATFVAVTTLGAAQWFGYTTASIASRYPSARVWLRRATEMAGVDTLSRPVPGVDLARGTAPAPEPPPRVPLQRLELRGFTSLHDDGVPGARDVDLVVDRGELVLLVGPVGSGKSSLLRALAGILRHDGTLRWNGETVADPASFLRPQQVGYVSQLPRVLSGTIAENVHLGHAVEVEGALSTAQLDRDVASAGGLATVIGHKGVRLSGGQLQRLALARALAPRTELLVADDVSSALDVETELDLWQALRERGTTVVGSTSKRAALERADRVVVMVGGVVVAQGPWSRLQGDWGRLAG
- a CDS encoding methylglyoxal synthase produces the protein MPTAQHVALVAHDNMKVELLRWAGHNRGTLSAHHLYATGTTGTMLEFELGLPVHRFMSGPIGGDQQIGAKIAEGVIDLLVFFWDPLEAQPHDPDVRALLRLGVVWNVPMACNTASADLLISSPLFGGEYERHRPDYGQRSAP